One stretch of Mangifera indica cultivar Alphonso chromosome 9, CATAS_Mindica_2.1, whole genome shotgun sequence DNA includes these proteins:
- the LOC123226196 gene encoding stamen-specific protein FIL1-like: MAGLKSLVYLSSQAALLVLLIAVAAQTQMATSQSCASELNNLNVCAPFVVPGTNSASPSAECCNALQSVDHGCFCNTIRISARLPSQCNLPPLDCAN; this comes from the coding sequence ATGGCAGGTCTCAAGTCTCTGGTGTATCTGAGCTCGCAAGCTGCATTGCTTGTCTTGCTCATAGCAGTTGCCGCGCAGACCCAGATGGCCACCTCACAGAGCTGCGCCTCCGAGCTCAACAACCTCAACGTGTGCGCCCCGTTTGTGGTGCCTGGTACTAATAGCGCCAGCCCTAGTGCCGAGTGCTGCAATGCTCTCCAGTCTGTGGACCACGGCTGTTTTTGCAACACCATTAGGATTTCAGCTCGCTTGCCTTCACAGTGCAATCTCCCACCTCTGGACTGTGCTAATTGA
- the LOC123225658 gene encoding probable methyltransferase PMT16 produces the protein MAGPPNQPYNPISKPSKSFSIVTTRYVKKFTKLFYFALVFLLCLLSYLLGYWQHSNPAASTLSYSSNSIDFACASNKSNPINAKALDFSSHHVAKDFVSESTKVKAYPPCNISYSEYTPCEDAKRSLKFDRDRLIYRERHCPEKKELLKCRVPAPYGYKNPFSWPASRDLVWYANVPHKELTVEKAVQNWIRHEGDRFRFPGGGTMFPNGANAYIDDIGRLINLKDGSIRTAIDTGCGVASWGAYLLSRNILTMSFAPRDTHEAQVQFALERGVPALIGVLASKRLPYPSRAFDMAHCSRCLIPWNQYGGIYLIEVDRVLRPGGYWILSGPPINWKKYWKGWERTKEDLSAEQTSIENVANSLCWKKLFDKDDIAIWQKPVNHLNCKANRKLSQNPPFCPAQDPDKAWYTDMETCLIRLPEVSSNQEIAGGELAKWPGRLNAIPPRIGRGTLKGVTPESFRENSELWKRRVSYYKQVNKQLAQAGRYRNLLDMNANLGGFAAALIDLPVWVMNVVPVEAKLNALGVIYERGLIGTYQNWCEAMSTYPRTYDLIHADSVFSLYKNRCEMEDILLEMDRILRPEGSVIFRDDVDILVKIKKIADTMNWDSQMVDHEDGPRQREKLLFAVKLYWTADAPTDHTGLKSS, from the exons ATGGCAGGTCCTCCAAACCAACCATACAACCCCATCTCTAAACCTTCAAAAAGCTTCTCTATAGTCACAACACGTTACGTCAAGAAGTTTACCAAACTCTTCTACTTTGCACTAGTTTTCCTTCTTTGCCTTCTCTCTTATCTCTTAGGTTACTGGCAACACAGTAATCCTGCTGCATCAACCCTCTCCTATTCTTCTAACTCTATCGATTTTGCTTGCGCCTCCAATAAAAGCAACCCCATCAACGCCAAAGCCCTAGATTTCTCATCTCACCATGTCGCTAAAGATTTTGTTTCCGAGTCAACCAAGGTCAAAGCCTACCCCCCGTGCAACATCTCGTACAGTGAGTATACGCCATGTGAGGACGCGAAAAGATCGCTGAAATTTGACAGAGACAGGTTGATATATAGAGAAAGACACTGTCCTGAGAAGAAAGAGTTATTAAAATGCCGAGTACCTGCACCGTACGGTTACAAGAACCCGTTTTCGTGGCCGGCGAGTAGGGATCTGGTATGGTATGCTAATGTGCCACACAAAGAATTGACAGTGGAGAAGGCGGTGCAAAATTGGATCAGACATGAAGGTGATCGATTCAGATTCCCCGGAGGAGGAACGATGTTCCCTAATGGAGCCAATGCGTATATTGACGATATTGGGAGGCTGATTAATCTGAAAGATGGCTCCATACGTACGGCCATTGACACTGGCTGTGGA GTTGCCAGTTGGGGGGCGTATCTTCTGTCACGCAACATTCTAACGATGTCGTTTGCCCCAAGAGACACCCACGAGGCACAAGTTCAATTTGCTCTCGAGCGGGGGGTTCCTGCTTTGATCGGAGTTCTTGCTTCAAAGAGACTTCCTTATCCCTCCAGAGCTTTTGACATGGCTCACTGCTCTCGCTGCCTCATTCCATGGAACCAGTATG GTGGAATTTATTTGATTGAAGTTGATCGAGTTCTACGGCCAGGAGGGTACTGGATTCTGTCTGGTCCGCCAATCAATTGGAAGAAATATTGGAAAGGCTGGGAAAGAACAAAGGAGGATTTGAGTGCTGAACAAACTTCTATTGAAAATGTAGCTAATAGCCTTTGCTGGAAAAAGTTATTTGACAAAGATGATATTGCTATATGGCAAAAACCTGTCAATCATTTGAATTGTAAAGCAAACCGCAAACTTAGCCAGAACCCACCCTTCTGCCCCGCTCAGGATCCTGACAAAGCCTG GTATACAGATATGGAGACTTGTTTGATTCGGTTGCCCGAGGTTTCAAGCAATCAAGAGATTGCTGGTGGGGAGCTTGCGAAATGGCCTGGGAGACTAAACGCAATTCCACCAAGGATTGGTAGAGGAACCCTGAAAGGAGTAACGCCTGAAAGTTTCAGAGAAAATTCAGAACTATGGAAGAGGAGGGTGTCTTATTATAAACAAGTGAACAAACAATTGGCACAAGCGGGGAGATATCGAAATCTGCTAGACATGAATGCCAACTTAGGTGGATTTGCAGCTGCTCTCATTGATCTGCCAGTTTGGGTGATGAATGTGGTTCCTGTTGAGGCCAAGCTCAATGCTCTTGGAGTCATATATGAGAGGGGATTAATAGGAACATATCAGAACTG GTGTGAGGCAATGTCTACTTATCCTAGAACTTATGACCTTATTCATGCAGACTCAGTGTTTAGTCTCTACAAAAACAG ATGTGAAATGGAAGACATTTTGCTAGAGATGGATCGAATTCTAAGACCCGAAGGAAGTGTAATCTTTCGTGATGATGTCGATATTCTAGTGAAGATAAAGAAGATTGCAGATACCATGAATTGGGATAGCCAAATGGTTGATCATGAAGATGGGCCTCGTCAGAGGGAGAAGCTTCTTTTTGCGGTGAAGTTGTACTGGACTGCTGATGCTCCCACTGATCATACTGGACTGAAATCTTCATGA